CACCGCGATCGGCCCGGTCGCGGCGTTGACCTCTTCGGGGATCGCGTCGAGAAGGTCGTCGTCGCTCTGGATCGCCCCGTTCAGGCTGTCGATCGTCTCGATCGTCACCGACTCGCCGTCGTCGGCCTCGTAGACCGGGTCCATCTCGGGGCCGAACTCGTAGACGTGTCCGTCGAGGTGTGAGACGCGTTCGCGTGGCATCGGGTCGGTATCTGCGCCGCACCCTAAAAAATCCGGGCGACTGACTCGACGCGACGAGAGCGTCGCGCTCCGAGGGTGTTACTCGTCGCTCTCGCCCGCGTCGCCGCCGTCCGCGCCGCCTTCGTCGTCCGCCTCGGTCTCGTCGTCGTCCGCCTCAGTCTCGTCGTCGTCCGCCTCGTCACCGCCCAGTCCGGCCGCCTCGAAGGCGGCCTCGACCTCGTCGACCGGGACCGTGCGGAAGCCGTCGGCCTCCGTCACGGTCGCGACTGCGAGGTCCGACGGCTCGAACTCGTCGTCGTGCGCGGCCAGCGCCGCGACGGCGAGTTCGATGCCGTCCTCCAAGGAGAGGTCGTCCGTCCACTCCTCTTCGAGGTGACCCTGGATGTCCTGCCGGCCGCCGCCGATGACGGTCGCCTTCCACTCGTTGGGCGTCCCCGAGGGGTCGGCCGCGAACAGGCGCGGCTCGCCGTCGTCGATGCCGCCGATGAGGAGGGCCGCGCCGTACGGTCGCGTGCCGCCGCGCTGGGTGTTCTCCTGGATGTGGTCCGTGACGAACTTCGTCAGCGTCTCGACGCCGACCGGCTCGCCGTAGCGGAGGCGGTTCCCCTGCGACTGGCGGCGCGCGAGGTCGATCAGCTGGCGGGCGTCGGCGACGTGGCCCGCGCTCGCGGTGCCGAGGTGGTCGTCGAGCTTGTGGAGCTTCTCGATGCTCTCGGCCTCCATCAGCGACGAGGAGGGCCGCGACATCGCGACGAAGACGACGCCGTCCGTCGTCCGGACGCCGACGCTCGGCGCGCCGCGAGAGACCGCCTCGCGGGCGTACTCGACCTGGTAGATCCGACCGTCCGGCGAGAACAGCGACGTGCCGCGGTCGTACGCCTGCTGATCGTTGTTGCCCATCATCGCCGATCACCCGCTCGCGCGGTGTCACGTTCGCTCATTACACCCACTTACGTCGCGCCGTTGAAAAAGGGTCCGTAACCGGTACGTCTCGGCCGCGTCCGGAACCGCGAGGTCGCCGCGGGGTTCGGTCGCCGACGGATATATCCACGCAGGTCGCTTAGGTCGCCTGACATTGACGCTCACACGAACCTCAGCCGCGCTGCTGGCCGCGTTGACGATCCTGTCGGCCGTCGGCGGGGCGTTCGCGGTCGGCGGCGCGGCGGCGGTACCGGACGCGCGGATCACCGTCGGCGAGGTCGGGGTCTCCCCGGGCGACCCGGCCGTCGGCGAGCGGACGGCGCTGAACGTCACCGTCTCGAACTCCGGCGGCAGCGACGCGGCGGCGAACGTGACCGAGGTCCGCGTCCGCGACGCCGACGGCGACGTGCTCGACAGCGTCTCCGGCGTCGGCGCGCTCTCGGCGGGCGACTCGCTCGACGCGACGCTGTGGACGACCTTCGAGGAGCCGGGCGAGAAGCGGCTCACCGTCGAGGCCGTCGCGAACCAGTCGACGACCGGCGAGTTCGTCACCGTCAGCCGCGACGCCGTGATCGAGGTGCGGCCGACCGAGGTGTCGCTCGACCTGCGGACCCGCGCGCTCGACCCCGAGGACCTCCAGAGCGACGACGGGAGCGAGAGCCCGGCGGCCGACCTCGGCGTCGGCGGCATTCAGGGCATCTTCGGCGGTGGCGGCGGACTCGACGCGAACGACGGCGGACAGGGCGAGGAGTCGCCCCCCGTCGCCGACTCGCCCGTCGCGGTGACCGTGGTCAACACCGGGACGACGACCGCAGACCGCGTCAGCCTCCGCGCCGTCGGGACCGCGGTCGAGGGCGGTGGCGACACCGGCGACGGAGACGACGCGGACGGCGACGCCGACGAGACGGTCGACGTCGGCCCGTTCGTCGTGGAGGACGTCGCGCCCGGCGAAGAGCGGCGGGTGATCGTCGACCTCGGGCCGCTCGACCGCCGCTCGGCGGTGACGGTCTCCGCGGCGTTCCGCGCCGACACGGACCAGCGGAACGACCGCGGGGCGGACCGGACCGCGGAGTCGACGGTGACGTACCCGGTCCGCGAGGCGACGCCGACCGTGACCGACGCGACGGTCCGCGAGGGCGCTGACGGCGCGGTCGTCGTCGACGCCAACCTCGGAAACGCCGGGTCGGGGGAGATGACGGGGGCGGTCGTCTCCGTCGGGGACGCGCCCGGCGTCGAGCCGACCCCCGCCGGCGGCGAGTACTTCGTCGGGTCGCTCTCCGGGAGCGACTTCGTCGGGGTCGAACTCGAAACGGCGGTGAACGCCTCCGTGGCGGACGAGATCCCCATCCGCGTCGCCTACACCGAGCGCGGCGTCCGGTACACGGAGACGCTGACGGTGGCGGCCCCCGAGCCGGACGACGAGAGCGACGGCGGCGGGACGCTCGGCCGGATCGGCGTCGGTGGCGTCGGGTCGGCGAGCGCGCTCGCCAGCGCGCTCGCGGTCGTCGGCCTCGCCGGTGCGGTCGGCGTCGCGGTCAGGAGCGGGCGCGTCGGCGGGTCGAGCGACCGGGGGCGCGACGGGCCGGCACCGTGAGCGGGAACGCCGCGGACGACGCCGGAGCCGACGACCCGGCCGTCGGTGACACTCCCGTCGGCGACCCACCGGTCCGCGACGACTACGGCGTCGCGCTCCGGGGCGTCGTCAAGCGCTACCCGAGCGGCGGCGGCGACCCGGTGGTCGCGCTCGACGAGGTCGACTTTGCGGTCCGACCGGGCGAGTTCGTCGCGGTGGTCGGCCCCAGCGGGTCCGGGAAGTCGACGCTACTGAACGTGCTGGGGCTGCTCGACGACCCCACCGCGGGCCGTCGCCTGCTCGACGGCACCGACGTGACGGACCTCTCGGTGGCCGAGCGCACTCGGGCGCGAAAGGAGTCGATCGGGTTCGTTTTTCAGGACTTCCACCTGCTGCCGACGCTGACCGCGGTCGAGAACGTCGCGATGCCGACCGCGTTCGACCCCGGGGAGGCGAGCGACCGCGCCGCGGACCTCCTCTCGCGGTTCGGGCTCGGCGACCGGCTCGACCACGAGCCGAGCGAGCTCTCCGGCGGCCAGAAGCAGCGCGTCGCCATCGCCCGCGCGCTGATCAACGAGCCGGCCGTGCTGCTCGCGGACGAGCCGACGGGGAACCTCGACACGGAGACCGGCGAGTCGATCCTCGCCGAGTTCGAGCGCGTGAACGCCGAGGGGGTCGCCGTCGTCGCGGTCACGCACGACCCGCTCGTCGAGCGGTACGCCGACCGCGTCGTCGACCTCACCGACGGGGTGATGACCGGCGGGCTGCCGGGAGACGGCGCGTCTTCGTCCAGCGACCCCACGGCCGCCCGAGGTGACCGATGAGCGACCGGAGCGCCGACGGACTCGCCGGCTGGCTCCGCGGGTGGGGTCCCGCGGTGTCGATGGCGTCGCGGAACCTCCGCCGGAACCGGGTGCGGACCGCGCTGGCCGTGCTGGGCGTCTGTATCGGCGTCCTCGCGGTCGCGGCGCTCGGCATCTTCGGGAACGTGCTGGCGCTCGGGGCCGACGACGCCATCGGCGACATCGGGACGCAGGTCGTCGTCTCGCCGAACGCGGACGCCGGCGTCGAGTCGCTGTCGAACGCGGACGTCGCGTCGATCCGGCGCGCGGTCGACGGGGCCGCCGGCGGCGGGGCGGCCGTCGTCCCGCTGTACTCCGACAGCGCCACCGTCGCGCGGCAGGGCGACCAGACGTTCGCGACGGTGTACGGGGTCGAGGAGCCGGCGCTCGCGTACGAGGCCGCCGAGGGGAGGTTGCCGGAGCGCCACCGTCAGGGGGCGATCCTCGGCGCGGGCATCGCCGAGGACCTCGGGGCCGGGGCGGGCGACACCGTGGAGATCGCCGGCTCGCAGGTGCGGGTGATCGCGGTGCTGGTCGAGAGCCAGACGTTCAGCCCGGTGGCCCCCGACGACGCGGTCTACCTCCCGGAGTCGGCGTTCTCGGCCGACGGCTACGCGCAAGCGCTTGTCATCTCCGACTCCGGCGAGGCGGCTCGCGTCGCGGCCGACGCGATCCGCGAGGAGGTGAACGCGCGCGAAGAGCGCGTGGAGCTGTTCGAACTGGCCGCCCTCGTCGACGAGATAAACGAGTTCTTCGGCCTGCTCTCGACGTTCCTGCTCGGGCTCGGTGCCATCTCCCTCGTCGTCGCCGGGGTCTCCATCCTCAACGTGATGTTGATGAGCACCGTCGAGCGCAGACAGGAGATCGGGGTGATGCGCGCGGTCGGCGTCGCCCGCCGCGACGTGTTGCGCGTCCTCCTCGCCGAGGCCGGCCTGATCGGCGCGGTCGGGGCCGCGGCGGGCACGCTGCTCACCGTCCTGCTCGTCGCCGGCCTCGTGGTCGCGGCCGAGGAGGTCGACGCCGCGCTCGCGCTCGACCCGACGAACGGCTACTACCTCCTCCTGGCGCTCGTCTTCGGCGTCGGCGTCGGGATCGTCAGCGGCGCGTACCCCGCGTGGAAGGCCGCCAACGAGCGGCCGGTCGAAGCGCTGCGGAGTTGAACGCGGGAGGGATCGGGGAACTCCGAGGCGTTCACCGAGGCCGAGGGGTCGGTGGCGAGCGGACCCGACGGGAGACCCCGCCGAACGCTTCTCAGGCGGACGCGAGATCGAACGAGACGGCCGGTCGCTGAAGCGTGCGAGCCAATCGAGCCCGTCCCTCATGCGCGCCGCCCCGGCGGGAGACGGTACGCGGTAGCAGGGACAGTCGGTCGAAGGCCCGTAGCGACGATTCAGTCGTTTCCGTCGTTCCCGTTCTCGCTACCGTTGCCACCGTCGCCGGCCCCGTTCGGGTTCGCCGACGTCGTCTCCGCGGGGCACAGGATAACGTCCTCGGCCTTCGACTCGTAGACGCCTACTTCCTCGTGCTGGGTGAAGAAGGACACCAGCACGACCGCGTCTTGGTAGTCGCGGTCCGCTCCCTCGTTAAACTCGAAGAGGTACACCGCCTGGTTGTCGTCGAGCGTCACCTCGCCGTCATCGATGTACGGCTCGACGTACGCCGCCGCGGACTGCTGTCCCTCGCCGCTGCTGAACGACGGTGCCTCGTCGCCGTCGCGGTAGACGCGGACGTTGTCGGAGTTCTCGGTGCTGGAGACGTGCGTCCACGTGTATCCGACGAACTCACAATCAAATCCGAACACGTTACAGTCGTACTCGGGCCGTGCGCCCGCCGCCTGGACCTCGACATCCGTCTCCGGATCCTGTCTAGAGATGCCGTACGATCCGACTACCTCGTCGGTGTCGTTCTGTGCCGTCCACGCATGGACGCGCTCGCCGCCGAGATGGACGCTGACGTTCACCGGCGGGTCGGCCGTCTCGGACGACCACCCCGTCCCAACGAACTTTACGTTCGCCGTGTAGTCGGTCGTCGCCTCCACCCGGCTCCCGTCGATGACGAACCCACCGCGCTCGACCGGAATCGTACGCGAAGAGAGGATGTACCCCCCGCCGCCACCGTTATGGGTTAGATCCACGGACACCTCGCCGGTGTCCGCGTCACAGACCGCCGACTCGTCGAGTTCCACATCCAGTTGCTCGCCGGCGGCCCACGTTCCGTCCGCGAACGCCCCCGCGTCAAACTCCGACAACGGGACCCGAGTCCGACTTTCGCCCTCTCCGATTACGACAGAGAGCGCGTCGACGTCGACGGACTCGCCACCCCGGTGAACGAACTCCAGCGTGTGCCGCGTCTCGTTTCCGCCGATCTCCACCTCGATGGACTGTTCGCTCGCGACGAACGGAGGCGGCGACTCTAGCGTGTCGCCGAAGCCGAGGACCAGTACCGTCGTCGTCGCCGCGAGCGCGACGACGATGGCGAACATGAGAACCGCTCCGACGACCGGTGAGATCCCGCGATCATCGAAGCGAGAGGACATAACGTGACTGTCACGTATATAATTCAAAACTCTTCTGGAAAAATTATCGAATTTGATACAATCCAGATCCGTTCACCCGCGGTTCGTCGCATACCCCGTACACGAGCCGGAAGCCGCGGTATCGACGCACGCACACCACCGGTGGTGTCGTCCGTTCGGTGGCCGCGTGGTCCGTGGTGGGCGGATATCGATTCATCGCTCGTCACGCGGCCGCGCGACGCGCCACCAGTCGGACCGCGATGCCGACCGCATAGCCGACGGCCCCGAGCGCGACCGCGAGCGGCAGGCCGAACTCGACGACCGACTCCAGCCCGCCCATCAGTTCGGCCCGGGCCGACCCGTGCGCGAATCCAAGCATCCGCGGGTAGGTGTACCGGGAGCCGCCCGTCCACTCGCCGGTGAGGAGCCCCACCAGCGGCGGAAACGTGTATCCCCAGACGGCGATCAGACCGAGCGACCCGACAGTCGACGCGAGGCCCGCTCCGAAAAACCCGGCGGCGACGGCGATCGCCGGCGCGATCACGAGCCAGCCGAAGAAGGCGTAGAGGCCGACGCTCGCTCCCGCGAGGAACGCGACCGACGCGACCGCGAGCAGGACCCCGACCGACAGTAGGAGGAGCCGGCGCGGACGGCGGTCGCCGAGGACGTGTCGGCGGAGCCGACCGCTACTGGACCGATCGCTGTCCGCGAGATCGCCGTCGAGACTGTCGCTACCGAGTCGGTCGTTGTCGGGCGAGTCGCCGGGAGGGCTCACGTCGTGTGGCCCGATGCCCGGGAAAATACGTCTTGTGCCGACTGCGAGTCCGTTCGACCGCTCAGACGCCGCGGCCCTGGAGCTGCTCTTCCTCCTCCATGTCCTCGTTGGACTGCCCTTTCATCCCCTTGCCCGTGCCGCTGGCGATCCGGGCGAGCTCCTCGGGGTCGTCCCAGTTGTTAACGGCCTCCACGATGGCGTTGCCCATCGCCGCGGGGTCCTCCGCCCCGAAGATGCCGGAGCCGACGAAGATGCCGTCGCAGCCGTGGTACATCATCAGCGCGGCGTCGGCGGGCGTCGCGATGCCGCCGGCCGCGAAGTTGACGACCGGGAGCCGCTCGGCCTCGGCGGTCTCGTGGACCAGGTCGCGGGGCGCGCCGTGTTCGCGGGCCCACTTCTCGCGCTCTTCGTGGTTGAGACCGGTGAGCGTCCGGATCTGATTTTTGATGGTGCGCTGGTGTTTGACGGCCTGGTTCACGTCGCCCGTGCCGGCCTCGCCCTTCGTCCGGATCATCGCCGCGCCCTCGTGGATGCGCCGGAGCGCCTCGGGGAGGTTCCGGGCCCCGCAGACGAACGGCGAGGTGAAGTCGCGCTTGTCGGTGTGGTACTCGTCGTCGGCGGGCGTGAGCACCTCCGACTCGTCGATCATGTCGACGCCGAGCGCCTCCAGGATCTCCGCCTCCTTGCGGTGGCCGATCCGCGATTTCCCCATCACCGGAATGGAGACCTCGTCGATGATCTCGGGGACGCGCTCGGGGTCGGGCATCCGCGCGACGCCGCCGCGCTTGCGGATGTCGGCCGGCACGTGTTCGAGCACCATCACGGCGACCGCGCCCGCGTCCTCCGCGATCCGGGCCTGTTCGCGGTTGACGACGTCCATGATGACGCCGCCCTTCTGCATCTGCGCGAAGCCGCGCTTGACAAGCTCGGTCCCGCGCTTCAGCTCCTCTAAGTCCGTGGCCTCTGGCATGAATACTGGTAGGGTCGCCGGCCACTTAACGGGTCGCTTTCGGGGGGATGGACGGTCAAGAGCGCCGCTCGCGCCCGAACCCGTTCGGGGGGTCGCCGCTCGCTCGGAACCACCGCAACGGCGAAGTCCCCGCCCGTCCGAGTGACGGTCGTGACTACCGGAGCGATCCTCGCCGGCGGGCGCTCGACGCGCTTCGGCGACGCGGACAAGTCCGTCGCACGGATCGCCGGCGTGCCGATGGTCCGCCGGGTCGCCGACCGGCTCGCGGGGACCGACGACCCGGTTCCGCCCGGGGCCGACCGCGCCAGCGGCGGCGACGCGGTCGTCGACGAACTCGCCGTCAACTGCCGCCCCGACCAGCGGGATGCGATCGCCGAGGCGCTGTCCGGCGTTCCGCTCCCCGTCCGCTGGGCGATCGACGAGGAACCGGACCTCGGGCCGCTGGCCGGAATCGGGAACGCCTGCCGGGCCGCGACCGAGCCGTACGCCGCCGTCGTCGCCTGCGACATGCCGTTCGTCGACCCCGCCTTCCTCGCGGCGATGCGCGAGACGGTCGCGGAGTCGGGGGCCGAGGCGGCCGTCCCGCGGCTCGAAGACCGCTGGTATCAGACGACGCAGGCGGTGTACGCGGCCGAGTCGGCGGCGGAGGCCTGTCAGCGTGCGCTCGACCGCGGCGACCGCAAGGTGCTCGCGCTGGTGGACCAGGTGGACGCCGTCGTCGTCGACGACGAGGCGATCCGGTCGCTGACGGCCGAACTGACGTTCACGAACGTCAACACGCGGCCGGAGCTTGACGAGGCGGAGCGGGCGGTCGCTGCCGCGGCCGACGCCGCCTGAACCGGAGAGAAGTGGGGCCGCCGGCCGCGGCGTCAGTCGGTCAGCGTCTCGTACGCCTCGTTGAGCCGCTTGAACTCCTCCTCGTCGCCGTCCTCGCCGTCCGGGTGGAGCCGCTTCGCGCGCTCGCGGTACGTCCGGCGCACCGTCTCCCCGTCGGCCGTGCGGTCGAGGCCGAGCGTCTCGTACGCCTCGCGCTCCGTCATCCGGTCGGTCGACGGCGCGCGATCTCGGGGACCCCTCGCCCCGGAGCCGCGGGGACCGCCCGGACCGCGAGCGCCGCGCCGACTCCCGCCCGGCCCCGCACCCGGGCCGCGACCCCCGTCGGCAGCGCCGGCGGCGCGGTACGCGCGCTCCCGGTTGGCCTCGGCGCGGGCGCGCTGTCTGGCGCGCTCGCGCTCCGTCGGCCCCGCCTGCTCGGCGGACCGCCGGGCCTGATCGCGGAGGCGGCCGCTGGCGTGGTACCAGAGGAAGTACGAGACGGCACCGAACGGCACCGCGAGCGCCAACGCGATCGGGTGGAGCACGATCCCGGCGATCACGAGGAGCGCCGTCATGCCGACGAACGTCCCGGCGAGCCCCACGACGATCGTTCGGTTCGTCACGGCCGCATTCGGGGTCGCAGAACCGTAAGGCTCTCGCCGACGGACTGCCCTGCGGGCCGGCGTCGCCTCCGCACCGTTTATGACCGCGGCCGCCCGGGTACGGGGTATGGAACCGGCGGACCGAGAGACGGTGACGGGGCTGCCGCCCGGAATCGCGGCCGCCCGCGAGGAGCTCACGCCGATGCTCTCGCAGTACGCCGACCTCTGTGCCGCCCACGGGGACGCCCTCGTCCTGTTTCAGGTCGGCGACTTCTACGAGGCGTTCTGCGAGGCGGCCGAGGCGGTCGCGCGGGTCTGCGAGGTGACGCTGACCGAGCGGTCCGACTCCACCGGCGACTACCCGATGGCCGGGATCCCCATCGACAACGCGGCCCCCTACCTCGAATCGCTGCTCGACGCGGGCTACCGCGTCGCGCTCGGCGATCAGGTCGAGGACGCGGAGCAGGCCTCCGGGCTCGTCGACCGCGCGGTCACCGAGGTGATCACGCCCGGGACCGTCGTCGAGGACGACCTCCTGGAGGCCGGCACGACGAACTACGTCGCGGCCGTGACCGAGTCCGACGGCGTCGTCGGCCTCGCCGCCGTCGACGTCTCGACCGGCGAGTGCCTCGTCACGTCGGGCGATCGGGACGCGGTCGCGGGCGAGCTCGACCGGATCGCGCCGGCAGAACTCATCGCGGGACCGGCCGCGCCGGCGTTCGAGCCGAGCGACGCGGAGCGCGGCTGGGAGACCCACGAGTACGACGCCGACGCCTTCGACCGCCGGACCGCGGCCGAGCGGCTGGAGCCGTACCTCCCGGCACCCGAGCGCCGCTTCGACGCGGACGCTGAACTGCGGGCGGCGGGCGCGGTGCTCGCGTACGCCGAGTACACGCAGGGCGACGACGGCCCGCTCTCGTACGTGACGCGGATTCGGCGGTACGACCCCCGCGACCGCCTCCGGCTCGACGCTGCCGCCCAGCGGAGCCTCGAGCTGTTCGAGAACCGCGGGCTGGGGGCGAGCGACACCCTGTTCGACGCGCTCGACGAGACGAACTGCGCGCTCGGCCGGCGCTGTCTGGAGCGCTGGCTCCGGCGGCCCCTCGTCGACGCCGACGCGATCCGGGGCCGCCACGACGCGGTCGGCGAACTCGCCGACCGGAGCCTCGCCCGCGAGGGGGTCGCCGACGCGCTCGCGACCGCCTACGACCTCGAACGCCTCGTGAGCCGGGTCTCGCGGGGGCGGGCCGACGCCCGCGACCTGCGCTCGCTCGGCCGGACGCTCGCGATCGTGCCGGAGCTGAAGGCGACGCTCGCGGGGGCGGACGGCGAGGTGGGCGTGGACGGTGAGCGGGTGGCGGACGGCGGGTCCGAGGCCGAGGGAGACGACGACGCCGAGTACCCCCGAACGGACCGCCTCAGCGACCTCCGCGACCGCCTCGACGAGCTGTCCGGGGTCCGCGAGCTGATCGACGACGCGATCGCGACCGACCCCCCACAGGAGATCACCGAGGGCGGCGTAATCTGTGAGGGGTTCGACGACGACCTCGACGACCTCCGGGCCACCGAGCGCGAGGGCCGCCGGTGGGTCGCGGACCTCGAAGCGAGCGAGCGCGAGCGCACCGGGATCGACTCGCTGTCGGTCGGGCACAACCAGGTCCACGGCTACTACATCGAGGTGACCGACGCCAACGCCGACCGCGTCCCCGACGACTACCGCCGCCGACAGACCCTGAAGAACAGCGAGCGGTACGTCACGCCGGAGCTGAAGGAGCGCGAGGAGGCCATCGTCGGGGCCGCGGAGCGCGCGGACGCCTTGGAGTACGAGCTGTTCGTCGACGTCCGCGAGCGCGTCGCGAGCGAGACCGAGCGGATTCAGGAACTCGCGGACGCGCTCGCCGAACTCGACGCGCTCGCCTCGCTGGCGACGGTCGCGGTCGAACACGACTACGTCCGCCCCGAACTGCGGGGCGGTTCCGGGGCAGACGCAGACGCCGGGATCGCGATCGAAGGCGGTAGACACCCCGTCGTCGAGCGGACGGAGGAGTCGTTCGTCCCGAACGACGCGGACCTGCCGCGCGGCTCGGTCGCCGTGATCACGGGGCCGAACATGAGCGGGAAGTCGACGTACATGCGGTCGGTCGCGCTCGCGGTCGTCCTGGCCCAGACGGGGTCGTTCGTCCCCGCGCAGGCCGCCTCTCTGCCCGTCTTCGACCGCGTGTTCACCCGCGTTGGAGCCTCCGACGACATCGCCGGCGGCCAGTCGACGTTCATGCGCGAGATGAGCGAGCTGACGGAGATCCTCCACGACGCCGGGCCCGACTCGCTCGTCCTCCTGGACGAGGTCGGGCGGGGGACGGCCACCACCGACGGCCGCGCCATCGCCCGCGCGGCCGCCGAGTTCCTCCACGACGAACTGGGCGCGACCGCGCTGTTCGCCACCCACTACCACGAGCTCACGGACCTCGCGGACGAGCGCGAGCGCGTCTTCAACCTCCATTTCACCGCCACCCGCGAGGACGGCGACGTGACGTTCCTCCACCGGGTCGTCCCAGGAGCCTCCTCGTCGTCGTACGGCGTCGAGGTCGCGGAGCTCGCCGGTGTCCCCGGCCCGGTCGTCGACCGCGCCCGGGACCTCGTCGCCGCCGAGGAGGGCGACCGGCGGGGGGAGCCGGATGTGGTCGGGGTCGGGACCGGGGCCGGCGACCCGGCCGTCGACGGGGCTTCGAGTCGGGGGCCTTCGAATCAGGAACCGCCGGACGAGGAGGACGAGGACGGGACCGACGACGGCGGGGACGGAACGGACGACACCGACGCGTCGCTGCGCGAGTTCCTCGCCGAGGAGTCCGCGGACGACCCGGGAGACGGCGAAGGCGGGCCGAGCGGCCGGAACGGCCGGGAGTCGGCCGGGAGTCGGGCGGACGCCCCGGGCGACGCGGACCGGGCGGTCGCGCCCGACGCCGCCAGCGAGGTCGTGGCGGCGCTCCGCGACCTCGACCTCGCGCGGATGACGCCGATAGAGGCGCTGAACGCCCTCCACGACCTCCAGTCGCGAGCCGACGATGACGGGTGACCGGGACGGCGGGCGCGGGGTTTCCGGCGGCGACCGTGCCGACCGTGCCGGCGACGACGACCGCGCCGCCGACGACCGCGCCGCAGACGACGCGGACGGGAGCGACGCCGACGACCGCGTCCGCCGGCTCGACCGGGAGACGGTGGACCGGATCGCCGCCGGCGAGGTGGTGACGCGGCCGGCGCGGGTCGTCGGCGAACTCGTCGACAACGCGCTCGACGCCGGCGCGTCCCGGGTCGAGATCGCCGTCGACGGCGACGGCACCGACCGGATCCGCGTCGCGGATGACGGCCGGGGGATGACGCGGGCCGACGCGGCCCGCGCCGTCGAGCGCCACGCGACGAGCAAGCTACCGCCCGACGGCGACCCGGTCGGCGTCGAGTCGCTCGGCTTCCGCGGCGAGGCGCTCGCGGCGGTCGCCGAGGCCGCTCGGCTCGAACTCGTGACGAGTCCGGGCGACGGGGTCGGCACGCGGGTCGTCGTCGACGGGACGGCGGAGGCCGCCGGGAAC
This genomic stretch from Halorubrum hochsteinianum harbors:
- the mutS gene encoding DNA mismatch repair protein MutS, which translates into the protein MEPADRETVTGLPPGIAAAREELTPMLSQYADLCAAHGDALVLFQVGDFYEAFCEAAEAVARVCEVTLTERSDSTGDYPMAGIPIDNAAPYLESLLDAGYRVALGDQVEDAEQASGLVDRAVTEVITPGTVVEDDLLEAGTTNYVAAVTESDGVVGLAAVDVSTGECLVTSGDRDAVAGELDRIAPAELIAGPAAPAFEPSDAERGWETHEYDADAFDRRTAAERLEPYLPAPERRFDADAELRAAGAVLAYAEYTQGDDGPLSYVTRIRRYDPRDRLRLDAAAQRSLELFENRGLGASDTLFDALDETNCALGRRCLERWLRRPLVDADAIRGRHDAVGELADRSLAREGVADALATAYDLERLVSRVSRGRADARDLRSLGRTLAIVPELKATLAGADGEVGVDGERVADGGSEAEGDDDAEYPRTDRLSDLRDRLDELSGVRELIDDAIATDPPQEITEGGVICEGFDDDLDDLRATEREGRRWVADLEASERERTGIDSLSVGHNQVHGYYIEVTDANADRVPDDYRRRQTLKNSERYVTPELKEREEAIVGAAERADALEYELFVDVRERVASETERIQELADALAELDALASLATVAVEHDYVRPELRGGSGADADAGIAIEGGRHPVVERTEESFVPNDADLPRGSVAVITGPNMSGKSTYMRSVALAVVLAQTGSFVPAQAASLPVFDRVFTRVGASDDIAGGQSTFMREMSELTEILHDAGPDSLVLLDEVGRGTATTDGRAIARAAAEFLHDELGATALFATHYHELTDLADERERVFNLHFTATREDGDVTFLHRVVPGASSSSYGVEVAELAGVPGPVVDRARDLVAAEEGDRRGEPDVVGVGTGAGDPAVDGASSRGPSNQEPPDEEDEDGTDDGGDGTDDTDASLREFLAEESADDPGDGEGGPSGRNGRESAGSRADAPGDADRAVAPDAASEVVAALRDLDLARMTPIEALNALHDLQSRADDDG